From Candidatus Methylomirabilota bacterium:
CAGCGAGGCCGACGCGTTCCGCGAAAGCTTCGAGACCGTGGACGCGGCCGAGACGCTTGGGCTCGACTGCGTGTGGCTCGGAGAGATCCACTTCAACCCGGCCCGCTCCGTGATCTCCTCGTCGATCGCAATGGCCACTGCGATCGCCGGCCGCACCAAGCGGATCCGCGTCGGGACGGCGGTGCAGGTCCTGCCGCTGAACCACCCGCTCCGCATCGCCGAGGATGCCGCCACCGTGGACCACCTGAGCGGGGGGCGCTTCGAGTTCGGGATCGGGCGCAGCGGAGCCCCACGCGCCTACGACGTCCTCGGCATTCCCTACGGCGAGAGCCAGGCCCGCTTCCGCGAGGCGCTCGCGATCATCAAGGAAGCCTGGAAGGGCCAGCCGTTCAGCTACGAGGGCACGTTCTACCGCTTCCAGAACGCGACCGTCGCGCCGACCCCGTACCAGAAGCCGCATCCGCCCATTCGCATGGCCGCCAATACCCCCGAGACATTTTCGCTCGTCGGCGAGCTTGGGTTGGCGCTCTTCGCGGGCCTGCGTGACCTGGACATCCCCGAGCTCAAGGAGTGTCTCAAGCTGTACCGCCGCGCCTGGCGCGAGGCGGGCCACCCGGGGCAGCCGAGCGTCTACCTCCGCATCCCCGTCTACGCGGGTCTCACGGAGGCGGGCGCGATCGAGGAGCCGAAGGAGAGCATCACGGCCTTCTTCCGCCGCCAGGCCGACCTCATGAAGACCTCGGTCGGGCGGGCGGGCGCGGGTCCGGCGGACCGGCGCGCGGCCAAGGCGGAGCGGCTGGGGCAGCTCCCGTACGAGGAAGTCCTTCGCACGCGCGTCGCCTTCGGCACCGCTGCCCAGCTGATCGCGCGCCTGACCGAGCTCAGAGAGGAGCTGGGCCTCGACGGCATCGTGGTCGAGCCAAATCCCGCCGGCCTGATCCCGACGGAATACGCCGCGCGGAGCCTCCGCATCGTGGCCCGCGAGGTCATGCCCGCGTTCAAGTGAGCACCGTTCACATCTGATGCTCCGGGCACCCGACCCTGAGGCGAGACTGCCCCAACTGAGAGTCCGGCTCCCCGCCCGGCTGAGACGGAATCATCGTAAGCCCTTGGTTTCCCGACCGTCGTCCGCAGGCATGCTTGATGCTGTAATCAGATGTCAGACTGCGGAGCGAAGTCTGTCTGGCCCTACTCAACCGGGAAAGGAGGGAGGCTATGTACAAGAAGATCCTGTTACCGACCGATGGCTCTCCGCTTTCCGCCGCGGCGATCGCGCAAGGTGTCGCGCTGGCCAAATCGACGGGCGCGAAGGTGGTGGGGATGACCGTTTCGGTCCCGTTCCACACGTTCGCCCTCGATCCGATGATGCTCAGCGACACAAAGGAGACGTACAAGAAGGACTGCGAGGAGCGGGCGGTGAAGTATCTCGGCGCCATCAAGACCGCTGCAAGCGCCGCCGGCGTGCCGTGCGAGGTCGCGCACGTGAACGCCGAACACCCGTACGAAGGGATCATCGACACCGCGAAGACGGCGGGGTGCGACCTGATCTTCATGGCTTCGCACGGGCGCAAGGGCGCCTCGGCCCTCATTCTGGGCAGTGAGACCGTCAAGGTGCTAACCCACAGCAAGACCCCGGTTCTGGTCTGCCGCTGACCGATCACCGCCCCGCAGCAACCTGGGCGAGGGCAGCCGCCGAACGGCGGCTGCCCTCCCTCACACTACACCCCGTGCCGGCGCGTGATCCGCTCTGCCATCCGAGCGGCACA
This genomic window contains:
- a CDS encoding LLM class flavin-dependent oxidoreductase — translated: SEADAFRESFETVDAAETLGLDCVWLGEIHFNPARSVISSSIAMATAIAGRTKRIRVGTAVQVLPLNHPLRIAEDAATVDHLSGGRFEFGIGRSGAPRAYDVLGIPYGESQARFREALAIIKEAWKGQPFSYEGTFYRFQNATVAPTPYQKPHPPIRMAANTPETFSLVGELGLALFAGLRDLDIPELKECLKLYRRAWREAGHPGQPSVYLRIPVYAGLTEAGAIEEPKESITAFFRRQADLMKTSVGRAGAGPADRRAAKAERLGQLPYEEVLRTRVAFGTAAQLIARLTELREELGLDGIVVEPNPAGLIPTEYAARSLRIVAREVMPAFK
- a CDS encoding universal stress protein, with the protein product MYKKILLPTDGSPLSAAAIAQGVALAKSTGAKVVGMTVSVPFHTFALDPMMLSDTKETYKKDCEERAVKYLGAIKTAASAAGVPCEVAHVNAEHPYEGIIDTAKTAGCDLIFMASHGRKGASALILGSETVKVLTHSKTPVLVCR